From one Nonomuraea polychroma genomic stretch:
- a CDS encoding DeoR/GlpR family DNA-binding transcription regulator, translating to MSEPGPMLIAERRRRILEHVHEHGYASFRELAGALGTSESTVRRDLRSLVGEGLLDATRGGVTRPVFPPAARPVSADAVAAEREAIAAHAATLVEPGTAVLLGPGRTTAALARRLAELPSLTVVTNSTMVVEALMDAPHVEVVAVGGTLRRSIHAFVGPITEQHLAGLRGAQTFLSGDGVTPERGLTTPNVFAAATDQALAAAGREVVVLADHSKIGHDTMCQTVSTERMSVLVTDPKADSVMVDRLVGAQVDVHIADMNR from the coding sequence ATGAGTGAGCCCGGTCCCATGCTGATCGCAGAGCGGCGACGCCGCATCCTGGAGCACGTGCATGAGCACGGGTATGCCTCGTTCCGGGAGCTGGCCGGCGCGCTCGGCACCTCGGAGTCCACTGTCCGGCGGGACCTGCGGTCGCTCGTCGGCGAGGGCCTGCTGGACGCCACTCGGGGTGGCGTGACTCGGCCCGTCTTCCCCCCGGCGGCGCGTCCGGTCTCCGCGGACGCGGTGGCGGCCGAGCGCGAGGCCATCGCCGCCCACGCCGCGACGCTCGTGGAGCCCGGCACCGCCGTCCTGCTCGGTCCCGGGCGCACCACCGCGGCGCTGGCCCGCCGGCTCGCCGAGCTGCCGTCCCTCACCGTCGTCACCAACTCCACCATGGTGGTCGAGGCGCTCATGGACGCGCCCCACGTCGAAGTCGTCGCGGTGGGCGGCACGCTGCGCCGGTCCATCCACGCCTTCGTGGGGCCGATCACCGAGCAGCACCTGGCGGGCCTCCGTGGCGCGCAGACCTTCCTGTCGGGCGACGGCGTCACCCCCGAGAGGGGACTGACCACGCCCAACGTCTTCGCCGCCGCCACGGACCAGGCCCTCGCCGCGGCCGGCCGCGAGGTCGTCGTCCTCGCCGACCACTCCAAGATCGGTCACGACACGATGTGCCAGACCGTGTCCACCGAGCGCATGAGCGTCCTGGTCACAGACCCGAAGGCGGACTCCGTCATGGTGGACCGGCTTGTCGGCGCACAGGTCGACGTCCACATTGCTGACATGAACCGATGA
- a CDS encoding MBL fold metallo-hydrolase: MPAFVHVLTDGYADERVASTVTLIREGDLIAVVDPGMVAHRRLILDPLAELGLQPEQVTDVVFSHHHPDHTLNAALFPEARFHDHWAIYSGDEWVEREADGFELSPSVRLLRTPGHTAQDITTVAETDDGLVVATHLWWSADGPADDPLAEDGHALRRSRERVLALRPSLIIPGHGGSFVPVETAE; the protein is encoded by the coding sequence ATGCCAGCATTCGTTCACGTCCTCACGGACGGATACGCCGACGAGCGGGTCGCCAGCACCGTGACGTTGATCCGGGAAGGCGACCTGATCGCCGTGGTCGATCCGGGCATGGTCGCCCACCGCCGGCTCATCCTGGACCCTCTTGCCGAGTTGGGCCTGCAACCCGAGCAGGTCACCGACGTGGTGTTCTCTCACCATCACCCGGATCACACGTTGAACGCCGCCCTGTTCCCCGAGGCCCGCTTCCACGACCACTGGGCGATCTACTCCGGCGACGAGTGGGTGGAACGTGAGGCCGATGGTTTCGAACTGTCGCCCTCCGTCCGGCTGTTGCGAACCCCGGGGCACACGGCGCAGGACATCACCACGGTGGCGGAGACCGATGACGGGCTGGTCGTCGCCACGCATTTGTGGTGGAGTGCCGACGGGCCGGCCGACGACCCGCTGGCCGAGGACGGCCACGCGTTGAGACGATCGCGCGAGCGCGTGCTCGCGCTACGTCCGAGCCTGATCATCCCTGGTCACGGCGGGTCATTCGTCCCGGTGGAGACGGCCGAATGA
- a CDS encoding LacI family DNA-binding transcriptional regulator yields the protein MPRKPSPDVTMADVARVAGVSIATVSNALNSAGRMSQSTRDKVRRVARELGYLPARAHTRTLGLAVTTDHPASWGFAEIPYFSQAIQSATAVAHEHGYGLVVQPTAVGLERWAVLAVDGMLLIDSPKGDRVRADLLMRGVPVVHIGRPVSAEPDDIWVDNDVEGAVRGVLDHLSQAGAQRVALLGGDTTDYYIQACMTTYRQWCAERGEPVLLELMRRKNPAPAVARLLSRDDPPDAIFGPYDRCGHAVLSAARGHGLRIPEDLLVACASESSAYETTTPPVTTLSLDPVGATRIATELLIQLVEGGTPAVSGGVVHHTRLLARKSTLRVAADHLSTA from the coding sequence GTGCCCCGAAAGCCCTCACCCGACGTGACCATGGCGGATGTGGCGCGCGTGGCCGGAGTGTCGATCGCGACCGTCTCCAACGCGCTCAACTCGGCCGGCCGCATGTCCCAGAGCACGCGTGACAAGGTGCGGCGCGTAGCACGAGAGCTCGGCTACCTTCCTGCCAGGGCGCACACGAGAACGCTGGGCCTGGCGGTCACCACCGACCACCCCGCCTCATGGGGCTTCGCGGAAATCCCATACTTCTCCCAGGCCATCCAGTCCGCCACCGCTGTCGCACACGAGCACGGCTACGGGCTCGTCGTGCAGCCCACCGCTGTCGGTCTGGAGCGGTGGGCCGTTCTGGCCGTCGACGGCATGCTGCTGATCGACAGCCCGAAGGGCGATCGCGTTCGCGCCGATCTGCTGATGCGCGGCGTGCCCGTCGTCCACATAGGGAGACCGGTCAGCGCGGAGCCGGACGACATCTGGGTGGACAACGATGTCGAAGGCGCGGTGCGCGGCGTGCTGGACCACCTGTCGCAGGCCGGTGCACAGCGGGTCGCCCTGCTGGGCGGCGACACCACCGACTACTACATCCAGGCCTGCATGACAACGTACCGTCAGTGGTGTGCCGAGCGGGGAGAGCCCGTCCTGCTCGAACTCATGAGACGCAAGAATCCGGCCCCTGCCGTCGCCCGCCTCCTGTCCCGGGACGATCCTCCTGACGCCATCTTCGGTCCATACGACCGATGCGGGCACGCCGTGCTGTCGGCCGCCCGTGGCCATGGCCTGCGGATCCCCGAAGACCTCCTCGTGGCCTGTGCGAGCGAGTCCAGCGCCTACGAGACGACAACACCGCCGGTCACCACGCTGTCCCTCGATCCCGTCGGAGCGACCAGAATCGCCACGGAACTCCTCATCCAACTCGTCGAAGGAGGAACGCCTGCGGTGTCAGGAGGCGTGGTCCATCACACTCGCCTGCTGGCCCGAAAGTCGACCCTCCGCGTCGCAGCCGATCATCTGTCCACGGCCTGA
- a CDS encoding rhamnulokinase: MPTYVAVDLGAESGRVLAGEFDGERLVVSEAHRFPNVPVRILGGLHWDVLRLLAETRAGIGRVVGERRVVSVGVDAWGNDFGLLDRDQRLVANPRHHRDPYTAGLTALVSSQEHYEVTGVQALPINTSCQLLAHAGSPLLDAADRLVMLPDLFTLWLSGETLTERTIASTSQLLDARTGRWAGDLIARLGLPSRLFGGEIVEPGTIAGPLRDESGRPGKAVVVAVAGHDTASAVAALPAVSGSSGSSGAVGYVSCGTWSLVGVETAEPITTPESRLAGFTNEGGVLGTVRFLRNLNGLWLLQECRRAWGTGASYADLVAEAEAAPAFGPLIDPTHLGFLKPEDMPAQVAAFCRATGQPVPEGRAAMVRCILESLACSYRLVLEQAEELTGRPVEAVHLVGGGAASDMLCRLTADIGGRPVLAGPVEATGIGNLLVQVMAHGGIGSLDELREVVHRSYPPRTYLPDSEREPYDATYVRFHQLTAVDNFWSKVASQRCPTIDE; this comes from the coding sequence GTGCCCACCTACGTCGCCGTGGACCTCGGGGCCGAGAGCGGCCGGGTGCTCGCGGGGGAGTTCGACGGCGAGCGTCTCGTGGTGAGCGAGGCCCACCGCTTTCCCAACGTGCCGGTTCGCATTCTCGGCGGGCTCCACTGGGACGTTCTGCGCCTGCTGGCGGAGACGCGTGCCGGGATCGGGCGTGTCGTCGGCGAGCGTCGGGTCGTCAGCGTGGGCGTGGACGCGTGGGGCAACGACTTCGGGCTGCTCGACCGCGACCAGCGGCTCGTGGCAAACCCCCGGCACCATCGCGACCCCTACACCGCCGGCCTGACCGCCCTGGTCTCCTCTCAAGAGCACTACGAGGTGACGGGTGTGCAGGCGCTGCCCATCAACACCTCGTGCCAGCTGCTCGCGCACGCCGGGTCGCCGCTGCTGGACGCCGCCGATCGGCTGGTGATGTTACCGGACCTGTTCACCCTCTGGCTGAGCGGCGAGACGCTCACCGAGCGGACGATCGCGAGCACCAGCCAGCTCCTGGACGCCCGGACCGGCCGCTGGGCCGGCGACCTCATCGCCCGGCTCGGGCTGCCGTCACGTCTGTTCGGCGGGGAAATCGTCGAGCCCGGCACGATCGCCGGGCCGCTGCGGGACGAATCCGGTCGGCCAGGCAAGGCCGTCGTGGTCGCCGTGGCCGGTCATGACACCGCGTCGGCGGTTGCGGCGCTCCCCGCCGTCTCCGGTTCGAGCGGCTCCTCTGGCGCAGTCGGGTACGTCTCCTGCGGCACGTGGTCGCTCGTCGGTGTGGAGACGGCCGAGCCCATCACCACCCCAGAGTCCCGGCTAGCCGGGTTCACCAATGAGGGTGGCGTGCTCGGCACCGTGCGGTTCCTGCGCAATCTCAACGGTCTTTGGCTGCTCCAGGAGTGCCGCCGAGCTTGGGGGACCGGTGCCTCGTATGCCGACCTGGTCGCCGAGGCCGAGGCTGCGCCGGCCTTCGGCCCGCTGATCGATCCCACCCACCTGGGCTTCCTGAAGCCGGAGGACATGCCGGCACAAGTCGCGGCGTTCTGCCGCGCGACGGGCCAGCCGGTGCCCGAGGGCCGGGCCGCGATGGTGCGATGCATCCTGGAGAGCCTGGCGTGCTCCTACCGCCTGGTCCTGGAGCAGGCCGAGGAACTGACCGGCCGCCCGGTGGAGGCTGTACACCTCGTCGGCGGCGGTGCCGCCAGCGACATGCTCTGCCGGCTCACGGCGGACATCGGCGGGCGGCCCGTGCTCGCGGGGCCGGTCGAGGCGACCGGTATCGGCAACCTCCTCGTCCAGGTCATGGCCCACGGGGGCATCGGTTCTCTTGACGAGCTGCGCGAGGTGGTCCACCGGTCGTACCCGCCCCGGACATACCTGCCGGACAGTGAGCGCGAGCCGTACGATGCGACGTATGTCCGGTTCCACCAATTGACCGCCGTTGACAACTTCTGGAGTAAAGTAGCGTCCCAGAGGTGCCCGACCATAGATGAGTGA
- a CDS encoding transporter substrate-binding domain-containing protein, which yields MRADRVDPHFHHGRRASRGSVEEVRGGRQAGHQADPVRSGHCRAAGTGARPVAGIRDHERDRRLLHGQKPGLFAFAGESFDKIKAGIAVRKGNAPLRSALAKALHEIRADGTYDKILAKWNLQMNRLEP from the coding sequence GTGCGGGCTGACCGCGTCGACCCTCATTTCCACCACGGCCGCCGCGCGTCTCGAGGATCAGTCGAAGAAGTGCGAGGCGGCCGGCAAGCCGGCCATCAAGCTGACCCGGTTCGATCAGGACATTGCCGCGCTGCAGGAACTGGCGCTCGGCCGGTCGCAGGCATACGCGACCACGAGCGAGACCGCCGCTTACTACATGGGCAGAAGCCCGGCCTCTTCGCCTTCGCTGGAGAGTCCTTCGACAAGATCAAGGCCGGTATCGCCGTGCGCAAGGGCAACGCCCCGCTGCGGAGCGCGCTGGCCAAGGCCCTGCACGAGATCCGGGCGGACGGGACGTACGACAAGATCCTGGCGAAGTGGAATCTCCAGATGAACAGGCTGGAGCCATGA
- a CDS encoding amino acid ABC transporter ATP-binding protein codes for MSVIVRAEHVTRALGGHVVLDDVSLEVSRGEVVVLIGPSGAGKTTFLRTVNHLETIDSGSITVTGRLVGYRHGMAHKADAYPANLSGGQQQRVAIARALAMRPALMLFDEPTSALDPEMIGEVLEVMKELAREHMTMLVVTHEMGFAREVADRVVVMDAGKIVEVGPPAQVFTDPVHERTRSFLSKII; via the coding sequence ATGAGCGTGATCGTCCGAGCCGAGCACGTCACTCGCGCGCTCGGTGGCCACGTCGTGCTCGACGACGTCTCTCTCGAGGTGAGTCGTGGCGAAGTGGTCGTCCTCATCGGCCCGTCTGGCGCCGGCAAGACCACGTTCCTCCGTACGGTGAACCATCTGGAGACGATCGACAGCGGCAGCATCACGGTCACCGGTCGCCTCGTCGGCTACCGCCACGGCATGGCACACAAGGCCGACGCCTACCCGGCCAACCTGTCCGGCGGGCAGCAGCAGCGGGTCGCGATCGCCCGCGCGCTGGCGATGCGGCCGGCGCTGATGCTCTTCGACGAGCCGACGAGCGCGCTGGATCCCGAGATGATCGGCGAGGTGCTCGAGGTGATGAAGGAGCTGGCCCGCGAGCACATGACGATGCTGGTCGTGACCCACGAAATGGGCTTCGCCCGCGAGGTGGCCGACCGGGTCGTCGTCATGGACGCCGGAAAGATCGTCGAGGTCGGCCCACCCGCCCAGGTCTTCACCGATCCCGTCCACGAACGTACGCGATCGTTCCTATCCAAGATCATCTGA
- a CDS encoding isocitrate lyase/PEP mutase family protein, whose translation MASLVDKARLFRSFHIPGRPLVLPNAWDAATARVVVQAGAPAVATTSAGVAWSLGHGDGDHLTRDQALAALARIAATVNVPVTADIERGYAADAAGVAETVRGVLDAGAVGINLEDALRPVGEQAERIAAARAAADEAGVPLFVNARIDTHRLPPGDRAAWLKETLIRARAYTMAGADGIFVLGVLDAGTVRTLVDSVPVPVNVLTGPGALPVSELAAAGVARISAGSSIAEAAYGLAARAARELLTQGTASALEGGLDYPALNTLLLADTMR comes from the coding sequence ATGGCATCACTTGTTGACAAGGCCCGGTTGTTCCGCTCGTTCCACATCCCGGGGCGGCCGCTGGTCCTGCCCAACGCGTGGGATGCGGCAACCGCGCGGGTTGTGGTGCAGGCGGGTGCTCCCGCGGTGGCCACCACCAGCGCGGGTGTCGCTTGGTCACTGGGACACGGTGACGGTGATCACCTCACCCGTGACCAGGCGCTTGCCGCGCTCGCCCGCATCGCGGCGACCGTGAACGTCCCGGTCACCGCCGACATCGAACGCGGCTACGCCGCCGACGCCGCCGGTGTGGCCGAGACCGTGCGCGGTGTGCTGGACGCCGGGGCCGTCGGCATCAACCTCGAGGACGCCCTGCGCCCGGTCGGCGAGCAGGCCGAGCGCATCGCGGCGGCCCGCGCGGCGGCGGACGAGGCAGGGGTTCCTCTGTTCGTCAACGCCCGCATCGACACACACCGGCTGCCGCCCGGCGACCGTGCGGCGTGGTTGAAGGAGACCCTGATTCGCGCCCGCGCATACACCATGGCCGGCGCGGACGGGATCTTCGTCCTCGGCGTCCTGGACGCGGGAACCGTCCGGACCCTGGTGGATTCGGTTCCTGTGCCGGTGAACGTGTTGACGGGTCCCGGGGCACTGCCCGTGTCCGAGCTTGCCGCTGCAGGCGTGGCCCGTATCAGCGCCGGGTCCTCGATCGCGGAGGCGGCGTACGGGCTGGCCGCACGCGCCGCGCGCGAGCTGCTCACCCAGGGCACGGCGAGCGCTCTGGAAGGTGGACTCGACTACCCGGCCCTGAACACCTTGCTCCTGGCAGACACCATGCGTTGA
- a CDS encoding amino acid ABC transporter permease has product MSFDPAFFWDALLRPSGPFLEGLWRTVYISVLAQFLAVIIGLGVALMRRSRRRWVTAVAGFYIWILRGTPLLVQLVLVYNGMAAAEIYSFSDVTLLGVTVTGVFQAALVTLAVNESAYMAEIIRAGIDSVGKGQTEAALAIGMTPRSAMRWIILPQALRFIVPPLGNNFNAMMKTTSILSVIGVDELFLNTQAISSTTFRTFEVFIVAALYYLMLTTLWSFVQAWIEGRLSASAGVSRPPTIRQRLFGGGRAVVRAEAP; this is encoded by the coding sequence ATGAGTTTCGACCCGGCATTCTTCTGGGACGCGCTCCTTCGCCCGTCGGGGCCGTTTCTCGAGGGGCTCTGGCGTACGGTCTACATCTCGGTCCTCGCCCAGTTCCTGGCAGTGATCATCGGGCTTGGCGTGGCGCTGATGCGCCGGTCCAGGCGTCGCTGGGTCACCGCGGTGGCCGGGTTCTACATCTGGATCCTGCGCGGCACCCCGCTACTGGTGCAACTGGTTCTCGTCTACAACGGCATGGCCGCGGCCGAGATCTATTCCTTCTCCGACGTCACCCTGCTCGGCGTGACCGTCACCGGCGTGTTCCAGGCCGCCCTCGTCACGCTGGCGGTCAACGAGAGCGCCTACATGGCGGAGATCATCCGTGCGGGAATCGACTCTGTCGGGAAGGGGCAGACGGAGGCGGCGCTCGCCATCGGCATGACACCGCGCTCCGCGATGAGATGGATCATCCTGCCGCAGGCGCTGCGCTTCATCGTCCCGCCGCTCGGCAACAACTTCAACGCCATGATGAAGACCACCTCCATCTTGAGTGTGATCGGCGTGGACGAGTTGTTCCTCAACACCCAGGCGATCAGTTCCACGACCTTCCGCACGTTCGAAGTGTTCATCGTCGCGGCTCTGTACTACCTGATGCTCACCACCTTGTGGTCGTTCGTCCAGGCTTGGATCGAGGGCCGGCTGAGCGCGTCGGCCGGGGTATCGCGACCGCCGACGATTCGGCAGCGGCTCTTCGGCGGCGGGCGTGCCGTGGTCCGGGCGGAGGCGCCATGA